The genomic window GCTCTCTGATTTTGATCGCTCATGGAGCGGTGTTGATGGCGGGCCATGTCGGCTGTCGGGCGCCGACATGGCTCCGGAATGTTGGGTGAGACGGCCGGCGTGCGGGGCCGGGAGGCTCTCGATCCGTCGGGTCCGGTTGTGAATTCAGAAAGTGGACAGTCAGATCTCCATAACCGTTTCATACGCACAGTCCGGAATGGAAGGAggccaaaaagaagagaaaaaaatcaGACTTCGTCGCGAAAACGTGGTCGAGTGGCGTGTTTCTTTTGAAGATGAAGGATACCCTGTCTTGAGATTGTGTTCGCGCGTGAGTGACGTACGCTGGGTTCCTGGTCGTGATGCGCTCAGGGAGTATACTGGGAAAATTGATTCAGCTCAGCAAGGCGGGTGATCGGGCGAGCGGGCGGGCGAAGGCGATGGAGCCTGTGTCGGTGCGATGAAAATTAAATGTCAAAGTTGCAAAAAGAGTGCGTTGAAGAGAATCGAAGAAGAAACGACTGGCTAAGGTTGGATTCAAaagagggtgggtggtggtaggtagAATATTCAGGCCGGAAGCTTAGAGCATTgtgaagtggtggtgggatggcgAGACAGCGGCGTCTGGTCAGAAAAGCTTGAAGCACCAGGATCCAATAGGTGCAATGCTATCCCGAAGAGTTGAAGGCGGGAGTATGCGACCCAAAAGAAGGACGGCCGGACAAGGCGGCTACGGCTACGgctgctctctctcctccacgCGACACAAGAGGTCGCCACGGGccgtgggggtgggtggtgagaggtTCGTGGGtgagagggaaaaaaggaTGGAACGGGAGTTGGCCGGAATGGAGGGTACCCCCaagatgagagagagagtgtgtgttgCGGAGTCgcggaggtggatggtggtcGCAATTAGAGATTGGATGATACGGAGTACTGAggagacaaaaaaaaaaagctcaGTATGCCGCCGATTGGTTCGCTGGCCAGCGTCTGTTTTGCTATGCAGCATTCAGGAGCTGCCATCTCAACGAACAGCGGACGAGAACCAGAAATGCCCAACACAGTGGGCGACACCGCTTGACCGCTGGAAAGTTTCCAGAACAAGGCTGAGAGTTTAATTTCGCGTACCCACTCTCTGCAGCGCTGTGATAGGGTGAAAGCCATCGCTACTGGTCGCTAACTGTCCCAATTCGACCTAGCCAGCGTCCGTCCGGCCTGGGGTTTCTTCCATTCTGGGGTCAACGGGGCTGTGTCACGCAACATCGAGGCTAGCGTTTCGACGTTTTGatcttcaacctcgccaaaACGAGCTTCGTTGAAACTTTGGCTTGGTCGGGAGGAACGATGATGCCCTCCCACCGACACTTCTGGGCCGGTGATGTTGCAACCAAGCTCGGGGCGGCCGGCGAGTGGTGCCAACTCTCCGCTCTGTCCTCTGCAGCCATGTCCCCTGCATCATCCCTCGCCTGTTGTCatcaaaacatcaacaagatgaTGGCCGTCGATGGTGTTTGATAGTTGACACAATGGCTGCACCTGTGCCCAAGAACATTCGCTGCAATTGCTCTGTGGCGCCGGCGagtgccacggcaacacAGGCCAAATCCCTTCACTGACACCTGCAACGCTGCAGCATCTGCAGTTTGTCACATTGCCTACTGCGGGCAGAATGGAGCCTGGGATACGTGTTCGACGGTGGTGAGCGACTGTGGAAAGCCCAGATGCAAGGGAGATGCGGCTGTCGGGCTCGGCAGGGGACGCGCCTACTACTGTGGATGTGTTAATTAGACTGTTATGCAAAACAGACGAGCGCGTACCTGATTCGCGTCTAGTTCGCGTTCAATTTGTGCATTTATGCCGACTACGGCCTTTCATAAAGCTTTACAATGAGCAGCTCAATGCTTCAGAAGTTACAAAAAAAGATAGAAAGTGATGTGAAAGAACTGTCAGACTTGCCATGCACAATCTAAGCATTGTTCCGAGGACACAATTAAAGCTAATGCAATAACATGTCGGCTTAAACAAAAGGAATGCAACGTAGAAAAAGGCAGCTTAACAAAATTCCGGTAGTCCCGCAACTGTGTCAAGCGTTGAGTATAGCACAactccaaccaacaacaaactccCCGCCTTCCTTGTCCTGGGAGGAAGTATCGTGGGCAAATCCCAGATGCAACGTCGAATAAAGACCTCTAAAaataagaagaagaaggcggttGTTGGTCGATCGGGACACACACGGaacccaccacacccacgcGACGATTCGGTGGAGCAAAAAACGCGAGCATCTTCCTTCCCGTCCGTCTGGGAAAGTTTGACAGAAACCCAAGAGTTTGCTTGGCGATTGACGATTCTTGAAACGGGACCCGATTCGGCAGCCCATCGTCTCACAAGCATTGATcaacagccgcagccgcgCGCTTTCCCCTGACGAGCGTCTAAGCAGGAGGCGCACTCTCACAGCCTGACGTTACTACTCAAAGAGTCAGCAGGCCAGGCTTGTATAATCACAAAATTAAGATGCCAGCTCTTGGAGAAGTGCTCAAAAAGTTCAACCCCTGGCACAAGGGTACttaccaacccccaacccatctcACGTCACACAAGATATCTGACACCGTCTCACAGAGGAAGAGcccctaccaccacccttcaCAGCTTCGACAGCCTACCTGCTGTTGGCCCTCTACGCCCTCATCTACTTCATCCCCTTctacctctcccccaccacccggcCATCgcccaccctctcccgcgATGCCCCCTCGGTGATCCGAGCCCGGATCCGTTCCGTCTCCCTGTCCTGTGCCATCTGCAcactcaccacctccctaaTCCTCTCCCGCTATGCCTCCCTCTCACCATCAGCAATCTTCCATCTCCTAGGAGTCTACCCACTAGCCCTGATCCCAGCAGTCAAAATCCTCTTTTTgaccgccctcctcttcctgggCCCCTTGTACAGCTACTTCATAGTCGAAAAAGGCTACAAACAATggtccaccctcctcccactgcGAGAAACCCTGACAGAATGGACCGACTACCGTAATTACATCGCTGTACGTCTCCCCCCCCCATTCTCTCCCCCCTAAATATTAACAAAAGTTCCAGGGCCCAATAACAGAAGAAATCCTCttccgctcctcctccctccccctcctcctcctctcccaagctCCCCTATCcagcaccctcttcctctcccccctcatcttCGGCCTctcccacatccaccacTTTTACGAATTCcgcctcacccaccccgccGTCCCCGTCTCTGCTTCCCTTTTGCGGTCCGTATTCCAATTAGGgtacaccaccctcttcggcTCCTACGCCAACTTCCTCTACCTCCGCaccggcagcctcctcggcatctgcGCCGTCCACGCCTTCTGCAACTGCATGGGCCTCCCCCAGGTCTGGGGACGGGTCACAGACGAGAACGGGGACAAGAAGATCAACCGGCTCTGGACGGTGGGGTACTATGTCTTGCTGGTGGCGGGGGCGTGGGTATGGTACAGGAATCTGTGGGGGTTGAGCGAGAGTGTTGAGacggggttggttggggttgatcaGTGGTGATATGTTTTAAAAAAGAGAACCAAAAAAGcatgttggggttgggtgggggttgggtggatgatggctgTTGGAAATCATGTTGTTGGTAGGTGTTAAgt from Podospora pseudoanserina strain CBS 124.78 chromosome 7 map unlocalized CBS124.78p_7.2, whole genome shotgun sequence includes these protein-coding regions:
- the RCE1 gene encoding CAAX prenyl protease (BUSCO:EOG09263IMF; COG:O; MEROPS:MER0004246; EggNog:ENOG503NXUB), which produces MPALGEVLKKFNPWHKEEEPLPPPFTASTAYLLLALYALIYFIPFYLSPTTRPSPTLSRDAPSVIRARIRSVSLSCAICTLTTSLILSRYASLSPSAIFHLLGVYPLALIPAVKILFLTALLFLGPLYSYFIVEKGYKQWSTLLPLRETLTEWTDYRNYIAGPITEEILFRSSSLPLLLLSQAPLSSTLFLSPLIFGLSHIHHFYEFRLTHPAVPVSASLLRSVFQLGYTTLFGSYANFLYLRTGSLLGICAVHAFCNCMGLPQVWGRVTDENGDKKINRLWTVGYYVLLVAGAWVWYRNLWGLSESVETGLVGVDQW